The following are encoded together in the Macrobrachium rosenbergii isolate ZJJX-2024 chromosome 21, ASM4041242v1, whole genome shotgun sequence genome:
- the LOC136849353 gene encoding uncharacterized protein, with amino-acid sequence MPKIVKPPAFLPIQKTGEAAATLTGRQAAASKTPRSPSPVGFYVHDTISGRMMLIDTGAMRSVFQPSREDCKHLLDLAASLTAANGSLILSYGTRLLSVSILGWRYKWNFITADVRTPLLGVDFLAHLGLAVDIGRNRLMDTKSYQSLPTVCSIAPHQYASLLKEFQEVFKPKLRRVPGAPTKHRIYHHIKTRSPPTHAKSHKEHLRHIQKVLQRLQENGLIVRFDKCTFGVNRVKFLGHEISPGRVHPVASKVKTVVRFPTPTSVKAVQEFLGMVNYYRRSSREVRRP; translated from the exons ATGCCCAAAATTGTGAAGCCTCCTGCCtttttgcccatccaaaaaacgggggaggcggcagccaccctcacaggccgccaggCAGCCGCATCCAAAACACCCAGGAGCCCctcaccagtaggcttctacgtccatgacactatctctggcaggatgatgctgatcgacacaggggcaatgcggtcagtgttccagccttccagagaggactgcaagcACCTGCTGGACCtagctgcctccctgacggctgccaatgggtccctcatcctctcctacggcaccaggctcctgtcagtCTCCATCCTGGGCTGGAGGTACAAGTGGAACTTTATCACCGCGGATgttaggaccccactcctgggtgtggacttcctcgcccacttaggactggcagtcgacatcggcCGCAATCGTCTGATGGACACCAAGTCCTACCAGTCCCTTCCCACAGTCTGTTCCATCGCTCCCCACCAGTATGCCTCCCTCTTGAAGGAATTCCAGGAGGTATTCAAACCCAAGCTTCGTCGGGTGCCCGGGGCCCCCAccaaacacaggatatatcatcacatcaagacaaggagccccccgacgcacgcaaa gtcccacaaggaacaccttcggcacatccagaaggtcctgcaacgcctgcaggagaatggcctcatcgtcaggttcgacaagtgcaccttcggtgtCAATAGGGTtaaattcctgggccacgagatatccccagggcGCGTCCACCCAGTTGCATCGAAGGTCAAGACTGTCGTCAGGTTCCCCACTCCTACCTCCGTCAaagccgtacaagaattccttgggatggtcaactactacaggagatccTCAAGGGAAgtccgaagaccttag